A single genomic interval of Arctopsyche grandis isolate Sample6627 chromosome 8, ASM5162203v2, whole genome shotgun sequence harbors:
- the LOC143915465 gene encoding protein FAM76A isoform X1, with product MSAAANQALALFACSRCFSRHPFEELSPGQQLCKECRGAFPVVKCTYCRSEFQQTSKATSTICKKCEQNVKTYGKPTACEYCNTIAAFIGNKCQRCTNSERKYGPAVNCEQCKQRCAFDRQDDDKKIDGKLLCWLCTLSLKRALARTKQVESERRAHLKQRSHHKLKSSKRPSRDMNKGLNALDLGENLPLEKKTKPNPMHGEVDPNSSDHVVAMTQLKETIASLQKKLNQKDSQLLTKDKQITELKAQHFTLENELRNQMKNTEKIYDTKCTHMQIKIQGLLKEIATLSKTANRNKLKKNTENSGSGTDSPIPN from the exons ATGAGCGCGGCTGCAAACCAGGCGCTGGCGCTGTTCGCCTGCTCGCGCTGTTTCTCCAGGCATCCCTTCGAGGAGCTCTCGCCTGGACAACAGCTATGCAAG GAATGCCGAGGAGCTTTTCCTGTAGTGAAGTGCACATATTGCAGATCTGAATTTCAGCAGACAAG TAAAGCGACGTCGACCATTTGTAAAAAATGCGAACAGAACGTAAAAACGTACGGAAAACCTACGGCCTGTGAATATTGCAATACTATCGCTGCCTTTATAG GTAATAAATGCCAAAGATGCACGAATTCGGAGAGGAAGTACGGACCGGCCGTTAACTGCGAACAGTGCAAACAACGTTGCGCATTTGATAGGCAAGATGACGACAAAaag ATAGATGGCAAGTTATTATGTTGGTTGTGTACTCTTTCTTTAAAAAGGGCACTGGCTAGGACCAAACAAGTCGAGTCGGAGAGAAGGGCTCACCTAAAACAACGGTCTCATCACAA GTTGAAGAGCAGCAAACGTCCGAGTCGTGATATGAATAAAGGTCTGAATGCTTTGGATTTAGGGGAGAATCTGCCGTTGGAGAAGAAGACGAAGCCGAATCCGATGCACG GTGAAGTTGATCCCAATAGTTCGGACCATGTTGTGGCCATGACCCAGCTGAAGGAGACGATAGCCAGTTTGCAGAAGAAGTTGAATCAGAAAGATTCACAGTTACTCACCAAAGACAAGCAG ATTACGGAGTTGAAAGCGCAACACTTCACGCTCGAGAACGAGCTGCGGAATCAGATGAAGAATACGGAGAAGATATACGACACAAAGTGCACGCATATGCAAATCAAAATACAAGGATTGTTGAAGGAGATTGCTACTCTTAGCAAGACTGCGAATAGGAACAAATTGAAGAAGAATACGGAGAACAGCGGCAGCGGTACCGATAGTCCTATACCGAATTGA
- the LOC143915889 gene encoding uncharacterized protein LOC143915889 produces the protein MHIASLTFLILAIFTSNITSKKIKITTGLVCEEKRLIVDTHNRMRQQIASGRLPGQPKASNMQKIVWDDQLADLAQSYADKMKFKHNKNRSDDRFMVGENLYVSWSTGSNGASNWTEPINDWFEEHEYYSYKPLVPNPATGHYTQIVWADTLYVGCGYTAFKNQIMIHKLYVCNYGPALVRMIASLLALETIVLELRINLNVTFFTENGVSLKLCARYCAVLNCKKKYRAQIVSSGLSCEDRRVIVNVHNQLREQVASGKLKTQPKASDMQLIVWDDKLESMAQKWANNMQIGHSKNRTDVRFSTGENLMVIGPYLNFDIVPKWEEIINDWFNEHKLYKYQPYVKDKAVGHYTQMIWATTKYIGCGFATFTWNQGPIAYYVCHYGPSGNYLGRYPYESGPGCDYLCCDVQCSTLLMIIHMSFLTRASTFTYCLPKMARMIVLFCCCLVILFNSEARDISGSVSNDDKQIILDRHNELRKIVAEGELSGQPKASNMNRLVWDDKLQALAQHWAHQGKREHNQQRHDDRFKVGENIYYMFDSRAEIKANWTVAIDDWYAENKLYTFSTGFSASTGHYTQLVWAKTKYVGCGYSHYREHGLTHGTYVCNYGPAGNWIGEYPYETGPGCEELC, from the exons ATGCATATCGCAAGCCTGACGTTTCTAATCTTGGCCATCTTTACATCGAACATAaccagtaaaaaaataaaaatta caaCTGGATTAGTATGCGAAGAAAAACGTTTAATAGTAGACACGCACAATCGCATGAGACAACAAATTGCTTCAGGAAGACTTCCAGGACAGCCGAAAGCATCCAACATGCAAAAAATT GTATGGGACGACCAATTAGCTGACCTGGCTCAAAGTTATGCTGATAAAATGAAGTTCAAACACAATAAAAATCGTAGTGAcg ATCGTTTTATGGTGGGAGAAAATTTGTACGTAAGTTGGAGCACGGGATCTAATGGTGCTTCAAATTGGACAGAGCCAATTAACGATTGGTTTGAAGAGCATGAATACTACTCCTACAAACCTTTGGTTCCTAATCCAGCTACTGGACATTACACACAG ATTGTGTGGGCTGACACTCTTTATGTCGGCTGCGGTTATACAgctttcaaaaatcaaattatgaTTCACAAATTATACGTGTGCAATTATGGCCCTgc TCTTGTTAGGATGATTGCTAGTTTATTGGCATTAGAGACGATCGTACTTGAACTTAGGATCAATTTAAATGTTACATTTTTCACAGAGAATGGCGTATCGTTAAAATTATGCGCTCGATATTGCGCagtattaaattgtaaaaaaaaatacag AGCTCAAATAGTCT CCAGTGGACTGTCATGTGAAGACAGGAGAGTCATCGTCAATGTTCACAATCAACTGAGGGAACAGGTAGCTTCCGGTAAACTGAAAACTCAACCGAAAGCTTCTGACATGCAACTGATT GTATGGGATGACAAATTAGAAAGCATGGCACAGAAGTGGGCAAACAATATGCAAATTGGACATAGTAAAAATAGAACGGATG TTCGTTTTTCAACTGGTGAAAATTTAATGGTTATTGGACCATATTTGAACTTCGATATTGTTCCCAAGTGGGAAGAAATCATTAATGATTGGTTCAACGAGCACAAGTTGTACAAATATCAACCTTATGTGAAAGATAAAGCCGTCGGTCACTACACTCAG atGATCTGGGCGACTACTAAGTACATAGGCTGTGGATTTGCAACGTTTACATGGAATCAAGGACCAATCGCTTATTATGTGTGCCATTATGGACCGTC TGGTAATTATTTGGGAAGATATCCATATGAAAGCGGACCAGGGTGTGATTATCTTTGTTGTgatgtacaatgctcta CTTTGCTGATGATCATTCATATGTCATTTTTGACTCGGGCTAGTACGTTTACTTACTGCTTGCCAAAAATGGCTAGAATGATTGTTTTGTTTTGCTGTTGTCTGGTGATCTTGTTTAACTCTGAAGCacgggatatat CTGGATCTGTATCCAACGATGACAAGCAAATTATCCTCGACAGACACAATGAATTGAGAAAAATAGTCGCCGAAGGGGAATTGAGCGGACAACCGAAAGCATCTAATATGAATCGATTG gTATGGGATGATAAATTGCAAGCTCTTGCACAGCATTGGGCACACCAAGGAAAAAGGGAGCACAATCAACAACGACATGATG ATCGGTTCAAAGTTGGAGAGAACATTTACTATATGTTCGATTCGAGGGCTGAAATTAAAGCTAACTGGACGGTGGCCATCGATGACTGGTATGCTGAAAATAAATTGTACACATTTTCAACAGGTTTCTCGGCAAGCACCGGTCATTACACTCAA TTGGTATGGGCAAAAACTAAGTATGTTGGATGCGGCTATTCACACTACCGTGAGCATGGATTGACTCACGGTACTTATGTGTGCAACTATGGACCTGC tggaAATTGGATTGGTGAATACCCGTATGAAACTGGTCCGGGGTGTGAAGAGCTCTGCTGA
- the LOC143915465 gene encoding protein FAM76A isoform X3 encodes MSAAANQALALFACSRCFSRHPFEELSPGQQLCKECRGAFPVVKCTYCRSEFQQTSKATSTICKKCEQNVKTYGKPTACEYCNTIAAFIGNKCQRCTNSERKYGPAVNCEQCKQRCAFDRQDDDKKIDGKLLCWLCTLSLKRALARTKQVESERRAHLKQRLKSSKRPSRDMNKGLNALDLGENLPLEKKTKPNPMHGEVDPNSSDHVVAMTQLKETIASLQKKLNQKDSQLLTKDKQITELKAQHFTLENELRNQMKNTEKIYDTKCTHMQIKIQGLLKEIATLSKTANRNKLKKNTENSGSGTDSPIPN; translated from the exons ATGAGCGCGGCTGCAAACCAGGCGCTGGCGCTGTTCGCCTGCTCGCGCTGTTTCTCCAGGCATCCCTTCGAGGAGCTCTCGCCTGGACAACAGCTATGCAAG GAATGCCGAGGAGCTTTTCCTGTAGTGAAGTGCACATATTGCAGATCTGAATTTCAGCAGACAAG TAAAGCGACGTCGACCATTTGTAAAAAATGCGAACAGAACGTAAAAACGTACGGAAAACCTACGGCCTGTGAATATTGCAATACTATCGCTGCCTTTATAG GTAATAAATGCCAAAGATGCACGAATTCGGAGAGGAAGTACGGACCGGCCGTTAACTGCGAACAGTGCAAACAACGTTGCGCATTTGATAGGCAAGATGACGACAAAaag ATAGATGGCAAGTTATTATGTTGGTTGTGTACTCTTTCTTTAAAAAGGGCACTGGCTAGGACCAAACAAGTCGAGTCGGAGAGAAGGGCTCACCTAAAACAACG GTTGAAGAGCAGCAAACGTCCGAGTCGTGATATGAATAAAGGTCTGAATGCTTTGGATTTAGGGGAGAATCTGCCGTTGGAGAAGAAGACGAAGCCGAATCCGATGCACG GTGAAGTTGATCCCAATAGTTCGGACCATGTTGTGGCCATGACCCAGCTGAAGGAGACGATAGCCAGTTTGCAGAAGAAGTTGAATCAGAAAGATTCACAGTTACTCACCAAAGACAAGCAG ATTACGGAGTTGAAAGCGCAACACTTCACGCTCGAGAACGAGCTGCGGAATCAGATGAAGAATACGGAGAAGATATACGACACAAAGTGCACGCATATGCAAATCAAAATACAAGGATTGTTGAAGGAGATTGCTACTCTTAGCAAGACTGCGAATAGGAACAAATTGAAGAAGAATACGGAGAACAGCGGCAGCGGTACCGATAGTCCTATACCGAATTGA
- the LOC143915465 gene encoding protein FAM76A isoform X4, giving the protein MSAAANQALALFACSRCFSRHPFEELSPGQQLCKECRGAFPVVKCTYCRSEFQQTSKATSTICKKCEQNVKTYGKPTACEYCNTIAAFIGNKCQRCTNSERKYGPAVNCEQCKQRCAFDRQDDDKKIDGKLLCWLCTLSLKRALARTKQVESERRAHLKQRLKSSKRPSRDMNKGLNALDLGENLPLEKKTKPNPMHVDPNSSDHVVAMTQLKETIASLQKKLNQKDSQLLTKDKQITELKAQHFTLENELRNQMKNTEKIYDTKCTHMQIKIQGLLKEIATLSKTANRNKLKKNTENSGSGTDSPIPN; this is encoded by the exons ATGAGCGCGGCTGCAAACCAGGCGCTGGCGCTGTTCGCCTGCTCGCGCTGTTTCTCCAGGCATCCCTTCGAGGAGCTCTCGCCTGGACAACAGCTATGCAAG GAATGCCGAGGAGCTTTTCCTGTAGTGAAGTGCACATATTGCAGATCTGAATTTCAGCAGACAAG TAAAGCGACGTCGACCATTTGTAAAAAATGCGAACAGAACGTAAAAACGTACGGAAAACCTACGGCCTGTGAATATTGCAATACTATCGCTGCCTTTATAG GTAATAAATGCCAAAGATGCACGAATTCGGAGAGGAAGTACGGACCGGCCGTTAACTGCGAACAGTGCAAACAACGTTGCGCATTTGATAGGCAAGATGACGACAAAaag ATAGATGGCAAGTTATTATGTTGGTTGTGTACTCTTTCTTTAAAAAGGGCACTGGCTAGGACCAAACAAGTCGAGTCGGAGAGAAGGGCTCACCTAAAACAACG GTTGAAGAGCAGCAAACGTCCGAGTCGTGATATGAATAAAGGTCTGAATGCTTTGGATTTAGGGGAGAATCTGCCGTTGGAGAAGAAGACGAAGCCGAATCCGATGCACG TTGATCCCAATAGTTCGGACCATGTTGTGGCCATGACCCAGCTGAAGGAGACGATAGCCAGTTTGCAGAAGAAGTTGAATCAGAAAGATTCACAGTTACTCACCAAAGACAAGCAG ATTACGGAGTTGAAAGCGCAACACTTCACGCTCGAGAACGAGCTGCGGAATCAGATGAAGAATACGGAGAAGATATACGACACAAAGTGCACGCATATGCAAATCAAAATACAAGGATTGTTGAAGGAGATTGCTACTCTTAGCAAGACTGCGAATAGGAACAAATTGAAGAAGAATACGGAGAACAGCGGCAGCGGTACCGATAGTCCTATACCGAATTGA
- the LOC143915475 gene encoding venom allergen 5.02-like, whose translation MVKPIVLVCCCLVVLFAAEAREISGSVSCDDKKIIIDKLNELRREVAEGKLIGQPKASNMNLLVWDDKLQELAQNWALQGKMAHNQNRHDDRFQVGENIYFSFDPRAEVKANWTAAAESWFAENKVYTYSKGFSMSTGHYTQVVWADTIYVGCGFSHYRENGQTTGTYVCNFGPAGNFADQYPYETGTGCEELCCTEQCGKLYGDECN comes from the exons ATGGTTAAACCAATCGTTCTGGTTTGCTGTTGTCTGGTGGTGCTGTTCGCTGCTGAAGCGcgagaaatat CTGGATCTGTATCCTGTGACGATAAGAAgatcatcattgacaaacttaATGAATTGAGACGGGAAGTTGCTGAAGGAAAATTGATTGGGCAGCCGAAAGCATCCAATATGAATCTATTG gtGTGGGATGACAAATTGCAAGAACTTGCCCAAAATTGGGCACTCCAAGGAAAAATGGCTCATAATCAAAACCGACATGATg ATCGTTTCCAAGTTGGAGAGAACATTTACTTTTCATTCGACCCGAGAGCTGAGGTAAAGGCCAACTGGACAGCGGCCGCCGAGAGCTGGTTTGCTGAAAATAAAGTGTACACATATTCAAAGGGTTTCTCAATGTCGACTGGACATTATACTCAA GTGGTTTGGGCTGATACCATTTACGTTGGATGTGGTTTTTCACACTACCGTGAGAATGGACAGACTACCGGTACTTATGTGTGCAATTTTGGACCCGC AGGAAATTTCGCAGATCAATACCCATACGAAACTGGAACAGGGTGCGAAGAACTTTGCTGCACCGAACAGTGTGGCAAATTATATGGCGATGAATGTAACTGA
- the LOC143915465 gene encoding protein FAM76A isoform X2 translates to MSAAANQALALFACSRCFSRHPFEELSPGQQLCKECRGAFPVVKCTYCRSEFQQTSKATSTICKKCEQNVKTYGKPTACEYCNTIAAFIGNKCQRCTNSERKYGPAVNCEQCKQRCAFDRQDDDKKIDGKLLCWLCTLSLKRALARTKQVESERRAHLKQRSHHKLKSSKRPSRDMNKGLNALDLGENLPLEKKTKPNPMHVDPNSSDHVVAMTQLKETIASLQKKLNQKDSQLLTKDKQITELKAQHFTLENELRNQMKNTEKIYDTKCTHMQIKIQGLLKEIATLSKTANRNKLKKNTENSGSGTDSPIPN, encoded by the exons ATGAGCGCGGCTGCAAACCAGGCGCTGGCGCTGTTCGCCTGCTCGCGCTGTTTCTCCAGGCATCCCTTCGAGGAGCTCTCGCCTGGACAACAGCTATGCAAG GAATGCCGAGGAGCTTTTCCTGTAGTGAAGTGCACATATTGCAGATCTGAATTTCAGCAGACAAG TAAAGCGACGTCGACCATTTGTAAAAAATGCGAACAGAACGTAAAAACGTACGGAAAACCTACGGCCTGTGAATATTGCAATACTATCGCTGCCTTTATAG GTAATAAATGCCAAAGATGCACGAATTCGGAGAGGAAGTACGGACCGGCCGTTAACTGCGAACAGTGCAAACAACGTTGCGCATTTGATAGGCAAGATGACGACAAAaag ATAGATGGCAAGTTATTATGTTGGTTGTGTACTCTTTCTTTAAAAAGGGCACTGGCTAGGACCAAACAAGTCGAGTCGGAGAGAAGGGCTCACCTAAAACAACGGTCTCATCACAA GTTGAAGAGCAGCAAACGTCCGAGTCGTGATATGAATAAAGGTCTGAATGCTTTGGATTTAGGGGAGAATCTGCCGTTGGAGAAGAAGACGAAGCCGAATCCGATGCACG TTGATCCCAATAGTTCGGACCATGTTGTGGCCATGACCCAGCTGAAGGAGACGATAGCCAGTTTGCAGAAGAAGTTGAATCAGAAAGATTCACAGTTACTCACCAAAGACAAGCAG ATTACGGAGTTGAAAGCGCAACACTTCACGCTCGAGAACGAGCTGCGGAATCAGATGAAGAATACGGAGAAGATATACGACACAAAGTGCACGCATATGCAAATCAAAATACAAGGATTGTTGAAGGAGATTGCTACTCTTAGCAAGACTGCGAATAGGAACAAATTGAAGAAGAATACGGAGAACAGCGGCAGCGGTACCGATAGTCCTATACCGAATTGA